The Rhodothermus marinus DSM 4252 DNA segment GGGGCGGCATGCCGTCTGATATGGGATCGATGGTTTACCGGTGCATGATGGCGCACCCCTGTGCACCGGACATAATCCGGTACGATGGGCGGACACTGTGGTCCGCCCCTACGGGACAGGGAAAACGTCAATAATCTGGTAGGGGCGCACCGCCGTGTGCGCCCGTGCTTTCTCACATGCTTCATGCTTCCATCGAAGCGAAACCGGCAACGACAGCAATGCGCATGCGCAAGGCGCGTTTACTTTTCTGCATACAGGCGGTCCTGCTCGTGCTGCTGCTGGGACTCGGGGCCTGCCGACAATCGCCCGGAGTAGGCCAGACGGAAGAAGGCACGTTGCTGCCCGGTGCGGTCGAGGCGTCCGACACGCTGCACCGTGGCGTCCTGCTGGTCGGGCGCACGCTGGTGCTGGAAGGACTGAGCGGCCGCGTGTCGCTGCAGGGCGCCGACGTGGACGTGGCACGCCTGGCGTTCGTCCGGGTAGGACGCGGCGCCGATGCAGCGGCCGCCCGTCGGACGTTGCGCGACATCCAGCTCCGCGAAGAAGGTACGGCGGGGAGTTTCCGGTATCGCATGGAAGCCCGGCAGGCGGCGCTGGCACAGGTGCACGTGGAGGGCACCGTCCCGCGCAATGCGCGCCTGGTCATCACGCGTGCGGGCGGCGACGTGGACCTGACGCACATCGAAGGACCGATCCGGGTGCAGCTGGCCGCGGGTGAGGTGCACGTCCGCGAGGCCGCCGACAGCCTGGAGATCCGGCTCCAGAACGGCGCGGCCTCGGTGCATTTCCGGCGTCTGCCGACCGATGCCGTCGTGACGATCCAGACGGAAAACGGTGACCTGTGGCTGACGCTTCCGCCGGAAGCCGACGCGCAGCTTCAGGCCGAGACCGCAGCCGGTGAGGTGCGCGTCGAGGGCCTGACCTTTACCGAGCGCAGCCTGCAGCCCCGGGAGGCGGCCGGCGCCCGTTTCGTCGGAAAGCTCGGGCAGGGGCGCGCCCGCATCATGCTCCGTACCGCACACGGCGACATCGTGCTTCGCAGCGGCGGCCCGAACGGTATGATCCCACCCGACACGCTGCTGCGGCCGCTGCCGCCGGATACGATGCTTCAGGGACCGGGCGTCCCGTAGCGCAACACCGCTGCGTAGTGAAAGGCGCTGCCCGCCAGCACGAACAGGTGCCAGATCGCATGGTGGAAGGGCAGACGCTCCCAGCGGTAGAACAGCACGCCGCCCGTGTAGGCCAGGCCGCCTGCCACGATCAGCACCAGCGCTCCTGTGGGCAGATGGCGCCACAGGACCGGCAACATCAGCACGGCCAGCCAGCCGGTGGCGACGTAGAGCGCCGTGGAGAGCCGGGGAAAACGTCCGGTAAAGAGCCCCTCGAACACCATCCCGGCCAGCGCCACGCTCCAGATCACCCCGAGCAGCACCACCCGCCAGGGCGGTGGCACGTAGGCTACCAGAAACGGCGTGTAGGTGCCGGCGATGAGCAGGTAGATCGCCACGTGATCGACGACGCGCAGCCGCCGCTTGCAGCCCGGCCGGCGCACGCTGTGGTAGAGCGTGGAAGCCAGATACAGGACGATCAGGCTGAGGCCAAAGATCAGACAGGCGATTCGTTGCTCCGTCGTGCCGTCGCGACCCGAGAGCCAGAGCCAGCCGGTTCCGACCAGACTCAGCAGCACGCCGAGGCCGTGCGTCAACGCATTGGCGCGTTCTTCCATTTGAAGGGTTCGTTTCTTCGTTTCGTTGAGACAGTGTCGGAGAAAACGAGCGCGTGGGTCCGCCGGTCCATAAAAAAGAGCGGATGCGGCGCCTCTGGCAACGCGCTACCCGGCCAGGTCCAGAAAGAAAATGTAAAAGGGCGGCGAACTTTTTGCGTGGCAACCCGTTGAGCAAGAAAAGTATCCAACAACCACACGCAAATCAGGAGCGTACACCGTGGCACAGGCAAAAGCAGGCGACCACGTCAAGGTCCACTACACCGGTCGCCTTCAGGACGGCACCATCTTCGATTCGTCTCGGGATCGCGAGCCGCTCGAATTCACGCTGGGCGAAGGGGAAGTCATTCCCGGCTTCGAGCAGGCGGTCATGGGCATGGAGCCCGGCGAAACCAGAACGGTCACCATCACGGCGGAGGAAGCCTACGGCCCCCGGCGCGACGATCTGCTCATCGAGGTCGGACGCGACCAGGTAGCGTCCGGACTGGAGCTGGCCGTCGGACAGCAACTGCAGCTCCGGCTGCAGGACGGCCGGATCATCCCGGTAACCGTGGCAGCCCTGACCGAGGAGACCGTGACGATCGACGCCAACCATCCGCTGGCCGGCGAAGACCTGACCTTCGAAATCGAGCTGGTCGCCATCGACTGACCCGCGTTGGACATCGACACCAGGCCGCTCCTTCCGGGGCGGCTTTTTTTGTTTGGCCCGGATGGGCCCTGTTCAACAGAACCCATGCAATTTTCACAATGCCCCGGCACTTCCGGCGTCGAAAGTGTGTTAATTTAGACAGCGTCTAAAATAGCCGGTGGGTTGCATGTACGAGAAGCTGAAGGATTTCTGGAAGGCCGCGCCGGAAGGCTTCACCTTCCATCTGCTGCCCGGA contains these protein-coding regions:
- a CDS encoding FKBP-type peptidyl-prolyl cis-trans isomerase; the encoded protein is MAQAKAGDHVKVHYTGRLQDGTIFDSSRDREPLEFTLGEGEVIPGFEQAVMGMEPGETRTVTITAEEAYGPRRDDLLIEVGRDQVASGLELAVGQQLQLRLQDGRIIPVTVAALTEETVTIDANHPLAGEDLTFEIELVAID
- a CDS encoding DUF4097 family beta strand repeat-containing protein — its product is MRMRKARLLFCIQAVLLVLLLGLGACRQSPGVGQTEEGTLLPGAVEASDTLHRGVLLVGRTLVLEGLSGRVSLQGADVDVARLAFVRVGRGADAAAARRTLRDIQLREEGTAGSFRYRMEARQAALAQVHVEGTVPRNARLVITRAGGDVDLTHIEGPIRVQLAAGEVHVREAADSLEIRLQNGAASVHFRRLPTDAVVTIQTENGDLWLTLPPEADAQLQAETAAGEVRVEGLTFTERSLQPREAAGARFVGKLGQGRARIMLRTAHGDIVLRSGGPNGMIPPDTLLRPLPPDTMLQGPGVP
- the trhA gene encoding PAQR family membrane homeostasis protein TrhA, which codes for MEERANALTHGLGVLLSLVGTGWLWLSGRDGTTEQRIACLIFGLSLIVLYLASTLYHSVRRPGCKRRLRVVDHVAIYLLIAGTYTPFLVAYVPPPWRVVLLGVIWSVALAGMVFEGLFTGRFPRLSTALYVATGWLAVLMLPVLWRHLPTGALVLIVAGGLAYTGGVLFYRWERLPFHHAIWHLFVLAGSAFHYAAVLRYGTPGP